From Antennarius striatus isolate MH-2024 chromosome 14, ASM4005453v1, whole genome shotgun sequence, the proteins below share one genomic window:
- the snx10a gene encoding sorting nexin-10A — translation MMNSMLDSLSKTEFISICVQDPRLIKDDLWHTHVDYEICLHTNSMCFRKKSSCVRRRYSEFVWLRHSLEQNALIIELPKLPPWNPFFSARNMEQVSQRMKGLQEFLEIVLQVPLLLSDSRLHLFLQSDLSITRIERCALGKTRYTVAEAIQRSSCGYISRLEYKTSCDSDCESSSSSGLGLSVDTSLPPPL, via the exons ATGATGAACAGCATGCTAGATAGTCTCTCCAAAACT GAATTTATCAGCATTTGTGTTCAAGATCCAAGACTGATTAAAGATGACCTCTGGCACACGCACGTTGACTATGAGATTTGCTTACAT ACCAATAGCATGTGTTTTCGAAAGAAGAGTTCCTGTGTAAGGCGACGCTACAGTGAGTTTGTTTGGCTGCGTCATTCTCTGGAACAGAATGCTCTGATTAT AGAATTACCTAAATTGCCACCATGGAACCCCTTCTTTAGCGCGAGGAACATGGAGCAGGTCTCACAGCGGATGAAAGGCTTGCAGGAGTTTTTGGAAAT TGTTCTTCAAGTACCCTTGTTGCTATCAGACAGTCGACTGCATCTCTTCCTCCAGTCAGACCTCAGCATCACGAGGATTGAAAGGTGTGCCCTTGGTAAAACCAGGTACACAGTAGCTGAAGCCATACAGCGCTCCAGCTGTGGTTACATTAGTAGATTAGAGTACAAGACCTCTTGTGACTCTGACTGTGAAAG CTCTTCTTCGTCAGGCTTGGGATTAAGCGTGGACACTTCTTTGCCACCTCCTCTTTGA